In Equus przewalskii isolate Varuska chromosome 6, EquPr2, whole genome shotgun sequence, one DNA window encodes the following:
- the LOC103544955 gene encoding zinc finger protein 709-like isoform X7, with amino-acid sequence MVGRLCDSEEDSQCGENVSLLPNLSLNKKTTGAKPWGCSACGRAFTRHSLLKMHIRCHTEHKTYEYQKHGEKPYKCKECGKAFTYLTLLQTHERTHTGEKPYESEQCSKVFTSSGSLQRHQRIHIGEKPYECKQCSKAFTFSRYLQKHERTHTGEKPYECEKCSKAFTSSSSLRIHERIHTGEKPFLCKKCSKAFTSFGTLSRHERTHTGEKPYECKHCGKAFASSSYLRIHERIHTGEKPFKCKICGKAFISAFSLSTHGRTHTGGKPYKCGKCGKAFTSSHYLQIHERTHTGEKPYECKKCSKAFTFSRYLQIHERSHTGEKPYKCKQCSKAFTSSSYLRIHERIHTGEKPFKCKICGKAFISAFSLSTHGRTHTGEKPYKCGKCGKAFTSSRYLQIHERTHTGEKPYECKKCSKAFTSSSCLSVHARSHTGEKPYKCEKCGKEFASSSYLQIHGRIHTGERPYECKKCSKAFITSSSLQIHGRIHTGEKPYECKKCSKAFTSSRSLQIHGRIHTGEKPYECKKCSKAFTTSGYLQIHGRIHTGEKPYECKTCSKAFACSRSLQLHGRIHTGEKPYECKKCSKAFTTSSYLQIHGRIHTGEKPYECKKCSKAFTYSSNLKKHERTHWRETL; translated from the coding sequence ATGGTAGGGAGACTCTGTGACAGTGAAGAGGATAGTCAGTGTGGAGAAAACGTCAGCCTTCTTCCAAATCTCAGTCtgaacaagaaaactacaggagcTAAACCATGGGGATGCAGTGCATGTGGAAGAGCTTTCACACGTCATTCATTGCTGAAAATGCACATTAGATGTCACACTGAACATAAAACATATGAGTATCAAAAACATGGAGAGAAgccatataaatgtaaggaatgtgggaaagccttcacttATCTCACTTTACTTCAAAcacatgaaagaactcacactggagagaaaccctatgaaagTGAACAATGCAGTAAAGTATTCACTTCTTCTGGTTCTCTTCAAAGACATCAAAGAATTCATattggagagaaaccctatgaatgtaaacaatgcagtaaagcattcactttttccagatatcttcaaaaacatgaaagaactcacactggagagaaaccctatgaatgtgaaaaatgcagtaaagcattcacttcttccagttctcttcgAATCCATgaaagaattcacactggagagaagccctttctatgtaaaaaatgcagtaaagcattcacttctttCGGTACTCTTTCaagacatgaaagaactcatacaggagagaagCCCTACGAATGTAAACACTGCGGTAAAGCATTCGCTTCCTCCAGTTATCTTCGAATCCATGAAAGAATTCACACTGGCGAGAAGCCctttaagtgtaaaatatgtggtaaagccttcatttctgccttttctctctcaacacatggaagaactcacactggagggAAACCCTACAAATGTGGAAAATGTggtaaagcattcacttcttcccattatcttcaaatacatgagagaactcacactggagagaaaccctatgaatgtaaaaagtGCAGTAAAGCATTTACTTTTTCCAGATAtcttcaaatacatgaaagaagtcatacaggagagaaaccctacaaatgtaaacaatgcagtaaagcattcacttcctCCAGTTATCTTCGAATCCATGAAAGAATTCACACTGGCGAGAAGCCcttcaaatgtaaaatatgtggtaaagccttcatttctgccttttctctctcaacacatggaagaactcacactggagagaaaccctacaaatgtggaaaatgtggtaaagcattcacttcttcccGTTACCTTCAAATACATgagagaactcacactggagagaaaccctatgaatgtaaaaaatgcagtaaagcattcacttcttccagttGTCTCTCAGTACATGCAAgaagtcacactggagagaaaccctacaaatgtgaaaaatgtggtaAAGAATTTGCTTCCTCCAGTTACCTTCAAATACATggaagaattcatactggagagagaccctatgaatgtaagaaatgcagtaaagcattcattACCTCCAGTTCTCTTCAAATACATggaagaattcatactggagagaaaccctatgaatgtaagaaatgcagtaaagcattcacttcttccaggTCTCTTCAGATACATggaagaattcatactggtgagaaaccctatgaatgtaagaaatgcagtaaagcattcactaCCTCCGGTTATCTTCAAATACATggaagaattcatactggagagaaaccctatgaatgtaaaacatGCAGTAAGGCGTTCGCTTGTTCCAGGTCTCTTCAACTACATggaagaattcatactggagagaaaccgtatgaatgtaagaaatgcagtaaagcattcactaCCTCCAGTTATCTTCAAATACATggaagaattcatactggagagaaaccctatgaatgtaaaaaatgcagtaaggCATTCACTTATTCCAGTAATCTTAAAAAACACGAAAGAActcactggagagaaacc
- the LOC103544955 gene encoding zinc finger protein 709-like isoform X2 — protein sequence MSAPGIRTGEPRAAEKQNDSVAIEDVAVKFTPEEWALLDPSQKKLYRDVMWETFRHLASVGITWEGHDIEDQYKDLGRKLRKHMVGRLCDSEEDSQCGENVSLLPNLSLNKKTTGAKPWGCSACGRAFTRHSLLKMHIRCHTEHKTYEYQKHGEKPYKCKECGKAFTYLTLLQTHERTHTGEKPYESEQCSKVFTSSGSLQRHQRIHIGEKPYECKQCSKAFTFSRYLQKHERTHTGEKPYECEKCSKAFTSSSSLRIHERIHTGEKPFLCKKCSKAFTSFGTLSRHERTHTGEKPYECKHCGKAFASSSYLRIHERIHTGEKPFKCKICGKAFISAFSLSTHGRTHTGGKPYKCGKCGKAFTSSHYLQIHERTHTGEKPYECKKCSKAFTFSRYLQIHERSHTGEKPYKCKQCSKAFTSSSYLRIHERIHTGEKPFKCKICGKAFISAFSLSTHGRTHTGEKPYKCGKCGKAFTSSRYLQIHERTHTGEKPYECKKCSKAFTSSSCLSVHARSHTGEKPYKCEKCGKEFASSSYLQIHGRIHTGERPYECKKCSKAFITSSSLQIHGRIHTGEKPYECKKCSKAFTSSRSLQIHGRIHTGEKPYECKKCSKAFTTSGYLQIHGRIHTGEKPYECKTCSKAFACSRSLQLHGRIHTGEKPYECKKCSKAFTTSSYLQIHGRIHTGEKPYECKKCSKAFTYSSNLKKHERTHWRETL from the exons GAATAACATGGGAAGGTCATGATATTGAAGATCAGTACAAAGACCTGGGGAGAAAACTCCG AAAGCATATGGTAGGGAGACTCTGTGACAGTGAAGAGGATAGTCAGTGTGGAGAAAACGTCAGCCTTCTTCCAAATCTCAGTCtgaacaagaaaactacaggagcTAAACCATGGGGATGCAGTGCATGTGGAAGAGCTTTCACACGTCATTCATTGCTGAAAATGCACATTAGATGTCACACTGAACATAAAACATATGAGTATCAAAAACATGGAGAGAAgccatataaatgtaaggaatgtgggaaagccttcacttATCTCACTTTACTTCAAAcacatgaaagaactcacactggagagaaaccctatgaaagTGAACAATGCAGTAAAGTATTCACTTCTTCTGGTTCTCTTCAAAGACATCAAAGAATTCATattggagagaaaccctatgaatgtaaacaatgcagtaaagcattcactttttccagatatcttcaaaaacatgaaagaactcacactggagagaaaccctatgaatgtgaaaaatgcagtaaagcattcacttcttccagttctcttcgAATCCATgaaagaattcacactggagagaagccctttctatgtaaaaaatgcagtaaagcattcacttctttCGGTACTCTTTCaagacatgaaagaactcatacaggagagaagCCCTACGAATGTAAACACTGCGGTAAAGCATTCGCTTCCTCCAGTTATCTTCGAATCCATGAAAGAATTCACACTGGCGAGAAGCCctttaagtgtaaaatatgtggtaaagccttcatttctgccttttctctctcaacacatggaagaactcacactggagggAAACCCTACAAATGTGGAAAATGTggtaaagcattcacttcttcccattatcttcaaatacatgagagaactcacactggagagaaaccctatgaatgtaaaaagtGCAGTAAAGCATTTACTTTTTCCAGATAtcttcaaatacatgaaagaagtcatacaggagagaaaccctacaaatgtaaacaatgcagtaaagcattcacttcctCCAGTTATCTTCGAATCCATGAAAGAATTCACACTGGCGAGAAGCCcttcaaatgtaaaatatgtggtaaagccttcatttctgccttttctctctcaacacatggaagaactcacactggagagaaaccctacaaatgtggaaaatgtggtaaagcattcacttcttcccGTTACCTTCAAATACATgagagaactcacactggagagaaaccctatgaatgtaaaaaatgcagtaaagcattcacttcttccagttGTCTCTCAGTACATGCAAgaagtcacactggagagaaaccctacaaatgtgaaaaatgtggtaAAGAATTTGCTTCCTCCAGTTACCTTCAAATACATggaagaattcatactggagagagaccctatgaatgtaagaaatgcagtaaagcattcattACCTCCAGTTCTCTTCAAATACATggaagaattcatactggagagaaaccctatgaatgtaagaaatgcagtaaagcattcacttcttccaggTCTCTTCAGATACATggaagaattcatactggtgagaaaccctatgaatgtaagaaatgcagtaaagcattcactaCCTCCGGTTATCTTCAAATACATggaagaattcatactggagagaaaccctatgaatgtaaaacatGCAGTAAGGCGTTCGCTTGTTCCAGGTCTCTTCAACTACATggaagaattcatactggagagaaaccgtatgaatgtaagaaatgcagtaaagcattcactaCCTCCAGTTATCTTCAAATACATggaagaattcatactggagagaaaccctatgaatgtaaaaaatgcagtaaggCATTCACTTATTCCAGTAATCTTAAAAAACACGAAAGAActcactggagagaaacc